The genomic segment CATACAGTGGAGTACTGAATCCATAAAATCCACTGGGAGGATTTTCATGTGCTGATAGAGAATGATCTCAAATACATACATTGTTGAATGAACTGTTGCACAGAACTGGATGTATATTATGGCATTGTTTGTGTAAAGGGGGTGTGTCAGGTATTCTCTGTCACCAAATATTTGTGGATATACAAGAAATTGGTAGCATTGGTTGCCTCTGAGTAGCTGGTGGTCAGAAGTATGAGGGAGTGTCCTCTCTGTACATAACTAAACTTTGAGTTTTGATTTTGAATTTTACATTATAACTAGAAACTATAAATGTACAGTCACATCAAATATCTTCTGTCAAAGGGAGGGAATAGGGTTAAGCTAAAAGAAAGTAGAAGATGGATGAAGACACAGGTTAAACATAAATATTGATGTGAACAGGGTGTTCTCAAATTCTAGTGTTGATCTCCACAAAATAGAGTTGTTGACATGAAACTGTAGGTGCAGGTCTGTTTAAAACTTCATATGACCTGCTTTATGGAACAGTAGGGAAAGAAACACTCTTCTGTTAAATGCAGTTCAAAATGTTGAGAATGCTACATGTAGGtaataattgaaatattttaaaaatattaattatagctgctttgatattataaaatacttagttattttgtgttttttccaaattagttaatatatatattatttccagAGAGGGtcggggagggagaaagaggaggagaaacatttgtgtgtggttgcctctagtgcccccctactggggacctggcctgcaacacaggcatgtgccctagactgagaatcagacccgccaccctttggttcacaggccagtgctcaatccactgagcctcaccagccagggccaaattagTTAATATGTTAATTTGATGTTTCCATTAGGCTTTGGCAAAATTTGGCAAATTTTGATTGTAAATTGCAACTATAATTCTAGAGTCATTTCATGTGCTGTCTAATTAGGTGATATATTTTCTTCACACTTACGGCACTTCTGAAAGGAAGTTTGTGTATTTCTGATATTCCTTGGGTGCAGCTTCATTAAGGATcctaaagaaagcattttttccccttgacttgttgcagtttgattttctacttggtaaaaagaaagattttatttatgaatgCCATAAATTTGAAATTTGAGAGTGTTAGCAACGAATGGTTGAAGTTTATCAAAACTTTCCCCAAATAGTACCACTTAGAtgtacatttgtttgttttaagggattcatatatatatatatatagttaagaAACATTTGAGTTATGAGCTTTTCTGTAATTAAAACATCACAAAGCATTGCCCTGATTATTCACTTTTTTGTAAAGATAGACTAGTTATATGGAGATAAATATTTACTTGAGCCTTTATAACATTAGTTAAAATAATTACAcaacagtataaaataaattaagtttacaaagaaaaatggatattttattttttctcgcCAATTAATAAACCATATGGCAAATTCCAGTTATAGCTAAGAAATAATTAgcttatataacatttaaaagcACTAATTAATTATAGtctgataaatttttttaatcttagaatttattttatgtgagCCTTGGTGTGCAGGAAATGTCACTGTTTTTTAAGGGTCTGTAAATGtttcatgttaaaataatttctgaaagtaAACTAATTTTTGTTTAATGAAGACATTTGTAATAAAAGTATTACTTCTTTAGTCCAACCCTAAAAGCTTCCCAGAATCCTTTAACTGTACAGATGGtgatgttttcttcttcctttctagaGTTGTCTCTGTGGGAAGTTTGTCCTCCGTCCGCTACGACCATGCCGTAGATACTCTACTTCAGGCAGTTCTGGGTACGTAGTTCGTCTCTCTGTAAACAGGCTTTTGTGtgctgaggggtgtgtgtgtgtgtgtgtgtgtgtgtgtatttttcttgAATATGGGAGTAGctgcttaaaaccttttttcttaaGGAGTATGAACACTGGAGCTTTATCATAATATCTTTGGAGCTTTGCTTATTTATAGGTGAAAGTTTATTTCACTCCTTTTGATTCTTTGGTAATTGGGTGGCGCTCAAGGTAGACACCCTCCCTGCCCCGGCCCCATATGCTATCTTCCATTCTGTGGCAAATGGATTTCTCTCCAGAACGCATCACACTATAACTTCAAAAGTGTTTGTTAGGTCTCTTTGACATTTGTATTATCTTTTgtaaatggtttattttattgtatttacagAAATGTGAGTAAGGGAAGAGAGGCTTTGAAAGTTAATGATACTTCCTTTTGGGGTTCAGAGGAAGTCTCATGATTGTGAACATCTTGAATTTTAAGTGTTCAAGGGTAGATGGCTTCATATCTACCTGCCTTAGCTATTACTGTATTTAATTGTTTTAGTTATTCATAAATAAGTATCATTTTTCTATTGTGGACATGTACAAATCAGGGAAAGGTAATGTGCAGCTATGCTAATAAACTTGAAATAGAGGTTAGAGGTCTTTGAGTAGCTTTAGGAGAGccaagaaatataaatgtgtttcCTATTTCTTTCACTTAGGTTGTCCCCTGGCAAAATTGCTGGAGCTGGTCTTTTATTTGTTGGTGGAGGCATTGGTGGCACTATCTTGTATGCCAAGTGGGATTCTCATTTCCGAGAAAGTGTAGAGAAAACCATACCTTACTCAGACAAACTCTTTGAAGTGGTTCTTGGTTCCCCACCTTATAATGTTCCATTGTCAAAGAAGCCGgtaagcattttaaatattattttgctttactCTGTcgaatgtttttaaaagcaggtTGTTTCATCTTGAAAGTATCTTGCACGTATAATTCAAAACAACTTGCCCGATGGGTTTGTCAGTTTGTTGAAAATATTAATCTGTTAGATTTGTAACTCTTTGGAGTCCCTTAAGTGCTCCCATTTAGTACACAccacatagaaaataattatgTGGCATGTGAAGGTAGATGGAAGAGCCAGTTCCCACCAAGGTAGCCCTGGCTGCCCTGTGGACTGAGGGAGTCTGGGTCAGCCCACACCATTGCGGCTATCCAGCTCCGATTTCCAAAACTAAACATAAATGTAGAATGGTTATGACACAGAATCCAGATGTTCTCATTAGTTACGGTTCCTTTTAGACCACAAAACAGTCAGAGAATTTTCAGTTGCATACTGATTGGTTCTTCAGTACTGATTGGCATCCTTTGGACTTTGTACATATTCTTCAGAGTtttatcccttcccctcccctgtccctcaaataggcttaaaaaataaaattttaagtatatcttCATTCAAACAACTGcttgaaaaaaatttacaaaagagAGCACGGATTTTTGCTGATTCGTATTGGGTATTTCCTTATGCTGTGAAGCTGGGCGTGGCTGAGAGCAGTTCATGCTTAGAAGCTGTGGACTTTGTTTGCTAGTATCTAGCGTGGTCTAGAGGCCAGTCCTGTGACAGAGGTAATGTCTAGAAAAGTAAGTGTCCTCTGACAATCCCCAGCCCCCAAACATGCTTTTTCAGAATGTCTTTGTTTAGTCTTATACATTGTTTATGCTTCCATATGAACTTTAACTGTTTATGCTGCCCGAGGGAGACAGTCTGGCAGCTCCGGTAGTCAGGGAGCAGAATCCTCTGGGTTCATTCTAAAATCCTGGTCCATTGTAAGCTGCCTGACGTAGGAGAAATAGCTAGAAGCATTTCTAGGAGTATGACGTCAGGCTGAACAGTTCAGAGTGGTGTTCTGTTCTCACTTGACGTGACCTCAAGTGTCATTTTTTGTAGGTGACTTGTTACTCTTTCTCAATAATTGCTGTGGCTTCTTCTCAGTCCTTTAGTTGCCCTGCTGAATATTTCCACTTGGATAACTTGGCAGGTCCATACTGCACCACCTCAAAACTTACGCTCTTCCTGATttgctttatttgtattaaaGATAGTACCATGCTGTCCAGTAGCTAGGTTAGAATTCTTGAATTCATCTCTATAGTTGCCTATATTTTATTCTGTCTTATTTCATctggtatttattctttttcttgcatTACCAGTATCCTTATCTTTTATCACCTTATCACTTCTGACCTTTATCACTTCATATCCATATTATCTTCCACACTGGACTAGTTCCTCTCCCCCTACACAGCCTTTCCCATCTTTCTCCCAGTCTCCGCATTCTAACATAGATCTCTCCTAACATAATCTTGGCCATCCTCATGTCAATGCCAGAAAATCTCGTAAGTGCTAtcatgttttcattatattttcgtGAGCTCATTTATCAGGAACTTTTATacattccttgttttttttaaagaacttatttagtcattttcagagagggggaaggaagggagaaagagaaggagagaaacatcgatgtgcagaGAAATATCAGtccgttgcctctcacaagcccccaaacTAGAGAGACTTTAGAGATTGTCTCAAGGTCCCAAAAAAGGGAAGTGAAGCCAGCAACTATTAGCCTAGGAACTGGCCATTGTCTCCTTTACTCTGTAGTCTGTGGTTGTCACAGTTCTTAGGTTGACATTTGATATGCTTGGCAGTCtggcttttattttcctctccagTCTTATCACTGAGTGGTCCTGCACAGAAATCCTTAGATTCATGCCACTTTACCTTATAAATATGCCTGtgctttccattcattcattcattcaacaaatgtataTCAAATGATTATTATGACTAAGCCCTGTTCCAAGCACCCTGATTAAAGCACAGAACTAAAAAAAGATCCCTTCTATTTGCACGACTATTCCCACGGTGGTCTTCTACCTGGAATTACTTCCTTTCTTTGCCTGCTAATGTTCTCTTCCAGTCCTGCATCCTTCGCTACACAGACCAAAGTGAGTTTTCTCACCACTGAATTAAAATAGCAGTGagtgttttcattaaaattttttataatttagtcAGCATTCTGTATTGTTGTACTGCTTTTAGAgactatgcattttattttatgggaatCCTTAGTGCCAACATGTATAAATACCATAGACAGGAAATAATTGAGAGAAGATAATCTTAAAGTCTTTTTGATGGACATGGAATAAGACCAGCGTAAACGGAGACAAATGCTATGTGTTCTTAGATGggacttaatatttaaaaatgtcctttctCTTAAATTTGTCACTAAATTTGTGCATAGTTGAGAGAAAtgacatacacatatacatacacacatatctaaTAAGAATCCTAGTAGATTTTTCTAGACATTGAAGAATTAGACAAGGTGATTTTAAAGTTCATGTGGAAGGATAAGTAATGTAGCTAAGAACATTTCTTTGAAaagtgttggggtggggagggatcaGGTGACACTTGCTTTTCCAGATAATGACTTTGTTACAAtctttctttaataaaacataaagttTTGACACAGGATTAGAAATTAGAGGTAGAACAACCGAGTCTGGAAATAGATCCTATTtatacaaacatttattgtgAGATTATGAGTTGCCAGAACCTTCTGTGAAAGTGATCTGTTAATATCTGTTGAAAATACTCAgcccctttgacccagcagttcatCTTTAGGCAAACTGTCTTCCGGATACCACACCACAGTGCTTTTCAGTTAGGTGTAGGGTGTTTAACAAAGCAGAGCAGGAAACGACTTCAGTGGCCAATAATAGGTAGTAGTTGATCAAACTATGGGTTTTGCAACTACATTAGGATATGCAATTAAATTAGGATATTATGCAATAAGAAAGGATTTCTTGACCTGGAAGAAAATGTTGATGATATattgttaaatgagaaaaagcGAGTTACATGGTAAGTTGTATAATATTACCGTATTTTAGtttgtttaaagaaatgaaaaattgtgtatgtgtatattccTGAGCTTCTGCTGGGGTGGGCGTGGGGTGAGGGTAGAGTTCAGGCTATTAGCAACAGCTACCTGACAGTGCTGGAAGGGAAAGGAGCAATACAGAGACAATTTGAAACCATTGCTATATCTTGatactattttgcttgttatagTGAGCATgtatttcatgatttaaaaaataaattttaataagaaatgcatatatgtttaatttCTGGTTGTGACAAATTTAGgaccatttctgttttgtttgagtAGTCTTCTTTGGGATATCTGAGTTCCTCTGCCTGCCAAGTTCTGGCAAAAAGTGTGATAATATAGGTAGTAAATGAAAATACTGCTATTACTTGGTAAtttctccagctcctcctctgGCAGTCCTGTTAATGAACAGTGCTTTAAACTAAAGGCATGTGGTAACTGAGGAAAAGGAAAGTGGGCAAAACAGttggattatatattttttaatttgcatgaaTCCTGGAGATTGAAGATATAAaaaacttatttcatttttacccaGAGCCTGTGAAAATCACTTGTTTCTAGCTGAATATGTACAGAAGACACCGTAATTTGATTTAGGAAGCAAATGGAAATAGCCTTCTCAATATCGTATGTGTAAAAGCAGTGGTGTTTAACAGGACAGCCATACCTTATGTACTTCATTAGTTGCCTTCAGATAAGTCTTGGTCACTACTACAGTATGGGCTAGTCCTTAGGAACGAAGTTTCTGGGTTGCATTCTTCTAATATGTAATCTAGATTGCATTCTTCTCTTACtatggttaataaaatatattatgctaTAAAGTGTTAACTTTATGTTAAAAACCTGAAAGACTGACTTTTGAAATAACACATATTACTGTATTCTACCTTTTTAAACAAACAGTATTATAtccaaaatgttaaatgtttttcatttccaagaTTCAGGCTGGTCCACTAAAAATCTCAAGTGTATCAGAGGTAATGAAAGAATCTAAACAGCCTGCCTCACAACTCCAAAAACAAAAGGGAGACACTCCAGCTTCAACAACAGGTACCTGTGTTGagaatcattcttttaaaattataagtaaatgaattattttaatgtatttgtacCCGTGGTTAAGAGGGTGACCCTTCTGCATGAAGGGCTCGTCTggtccccagctcccaccttgggGAAAGATTATTCTCACTTATTTGGGTCCCCCTTTTAGGGGTTGAGAGGGGTATGGAGTTGGGCTTTGTTATTAACAGCTACTGAGTGAGGGTAACGGCAAGAATTGTCTTGCCTGCAAcagactttgtttttttcttttattttttcctctgattcttagcttttttccttcttagatTTTAAGATTTAGTCTCtttttgtacttgtttttttccttttcaagagtttttttctcctctcttcattCTTAGTGATCCAAGTGTTTTATCGAGTCTATAAAAAAatccatagattttttttttgcctttacaaTGTATCAGTAATCCCACCCTGGTGTACAACAGTTAACTCTAACCTGTTCACTAAtatatttgaacttttttttgtgt from the Desmodus rotundus isolate HL8 chromosome 5, HLdesRot8A.1, whole genome shotgun sequence genome contains:
- the IMMT gene encoding MICOS complex subunit MIC60 isoform X12, with product MLRVCQLSSVTSAAQSCLCGKFVLRPLRPCRRYSTSGSSGLSPGKIAGAGLLFVGGGIGGTILYAKWDSHFRESVEKTIPYSDKLFEVVLGSPPYNVPLSKKPIQAGPLKISSVSEVMKESKQPASQLQKQKGDTPASTTAGDTLSVPAPALQHEESIKTDHPQTGEGKLKSATSEEASSASVRERPPEEVAARLAQQEKQEQVKLECM